Proteins co-encoded in one Arachis hypogaea cultivar Tifrunner chromosome 13, arahy.Tifrunner.gnm2.J5K5, whole genome shotgun sequence genomic window:
- the LOC112792598 gene encoding non-specific lipid transfer protein GPI-anchored 1, whose amino-acid sequence MTRSGSRLYLLVLLVLVALQVEVEGADALAGKCSTVVQQVIPCLNFATGQAQVPSKECCDASSKIKDTAPECLCYVIQQTHKGSPEVKSMGIQEARLIQLPSACKLKNASISNCPKLLGLSPGSADAQIFTNISSSSNSSTASSSTSSSSSSATPTSQNDSHGTMLRPPLMRDITALMALPMLLLVLPTATVTLYS is encoded by the exons ATGACAAGAAGTGGAAGCCGGTTGTACTTATTAGTGTTGTTGGTATTGGTGGCGCTGCAAGTGGAAGTGGAAGGAGCGGATGCTTTGGCGGGGAAGTGCAGTACGGTGGTGCAGCAGGTGATACCGTGCCTGAACTTCGCGACGGGGCAGGCTCAGGTACCGTCGAAGGAGTGCTGTGACGCTTCGTCGAAGATCAAGGACACCGCACCGGAGTGCCTCTGCTACGTGATCCAGCAAACCCACAAGGGCAGCCCTGAGGTGAAGAGTATGGGTATTCAAGAGGCTAGGCTCATCCAGCTCCCTTCTGCTTGCAAATTGAAGAATGCTAGCATCTCCAACTGTCCCA AGCTTCTAGGTCTATCTCCAGGCTCAGCAGATGCACAAATCTTCACTAACATCTCTTCATCGAGTAATAGTAGTACGGCTTCATCTTCAACCTCGTCCTCATCCTCATCAGCAACACCCACCTCGCAGAACGATTCCCATGGAACCATGCTTAGACCTCCTCTCATGAGAGACATAACAGCGCTCATGGCCTTGCCCATGCTTCTCCTTGTGCTTCCCACTGCAACTGTCACTCTTTACTCGTAA